Proteins encoded within one genomic window of Gloeobacter kilaueensis JS1:
- a CDS encoding glycosyltransferase family 4 protein has protein sequence MLLYNLAFLPREGAGLANYALNLLAHLELADLTVLAARKVSAHRHWPVPARLSVDEAGRGLRRRLVWNQWQLPKLYKQLEAQLLFCPIPEAPLKASCRSVVTVHDLIPLHFPGCFPLQLELYYRYYLPAVLRRAEQVLAVSEATARDLRAFFGLAAHKITVIPPAHDSSRFFSRGLPPDNYFLYLGRADLHKNLERLLRAFALVSEAGELRLVGTGRVERLVALAGELGVAARVQFMNYVPAAQLPALIERAQALVMPSLWEGFGLPVLEAMACGTPVITSNCASLPEVAGDAALLVDPLSIHEIAAAMRAILGEAGLRERLKELGLERAGQFSWSAAAQSTGQVLSRYL, from the coding sequence TTGCTTCTTTACAATCTGGCGTTTCTTCCCCGCGAGGGAGCGGGCCTGGCAAATTATGCTCTGAATCTGCTCGCCCACCTGGAGTTGGCGGATCTGACGGTGCTTGCCGCCCGCAAAGTGAGTGCCCATCGCCACTGGCCCGTTCCCGCCCGTCTGTCGGTGGATGAGGCCGGGCGGGGGCTGAGGCGGCGGTTGGTCTGGAACCAGTGGCAGCTACCAAAACTGTACAAACAACTGGAAGCACAATTGCTCTTCTGCCCGATTCCGGAAGCGCCGCTCAAGGCCAGTTGCCGTTCGGTGGTCACCGTCCACGACCTCATCCCCCTGCATTTTCCGGGTTGCTTCCCGCTCCAACTGGAGCTGTACTACCGCTATTACCTCCCGGCGGTGCTCCGGCGCGCCGAGCAGGTACTTGCCGTCTCGGAGGCGACCGCCCGCGACCTCCGCGCTTTTTTTGGCCTGGCGGCCCACAAAATAACAGTCATCCCCCCGGCCCACGACAGTAGCCGCTTTTTTTCCCGTGGGCTGCCGCCGGACAATTACTTTCTCTACCTGGGCCGCGCTGACCTGCACAAGAACCTGGAGCGGCTGTTGCGCGCTTTTGCCCTGGTCTCGGAGGCGGGCGAGCTGCGCCTTGTGGGCACCGGTCGAGTCGAGCGGCTCGTTGCCCTCGCAGGTGAACTCGGCGTTGCCGCTCGCGTTCAGTTCATGAACTACGTGCCCGCTGCCCAGTTGCCCGCCCTCATCGAGCGCGCCCAGGCGCTGGTGATGCCGTCCTTGTGGGAAGGTTTCGGCCTGCCGGTGCTCGAAGCGATGGCCTGCGGCACACCGGTGATCACCTCCAACTGCGCTTCGCTGCCGGAGGTGGCAGGCGATGCGGCTCTGCTGGTCGATCCGCTGTCAATTCACGAGATCGCAGCGGCGATGCGGGCGATTCTCGGTGAGGCGGGATTGCGCGAACGGCTTAAAGAACTGGGCCTTGAGCGCGCCGGTCAGTTCAGCTGGTCCGCTGCCGCCCAAAGTACAGGCCAGGTACTCTCGCGCTATCTTTAA
- a CDS encoding metal-dependent hydrolase family protein, whose amino-acid sequence MNAQFGHRTILAALLLAFIGRLVHPAFAQSQPAAEGLDQKPAGVLFENVKIFNGTSERLSPPANVLVVGNKIQTISTAPIAVAAGSNIARIAGGGRVLMPGLIDAHSHIYLEATPIEVLLSPKTSFESQTQQAQANATAMLMRGFTSTRDMAGPVFELKKAIDRGDVVGPRIWPSGAMISQTGGHGDFRSLAELPRTATTPLSRAEIYGVGAIADGADEVLRRTREQLMRGASQIKLAAGGGVASVYDPLDVSQYTEAEFRAAVEAAANWNTYVTVHAYTPKAIQTAIRAGVKCIEHGQLLDEETAKLMAQKGIWLSIQPFLDDADANPYPEGSANRAKQLQVAQGTDVAYRLAKKYNLKTAWGTDTLYSPKGASRQGAKLAKLVRWYTPAQVLKMATSTNAELLDLSGPRNPYPGKLGVVEEGALADLVLVRGNPLENIRLIEDPDQNFVAIMKDGKLYKNLLR is encoded by the coding sequence ATGAATGCGCAATTCGGCCACCGGACGATCCTGGCAGCTTTGTTGCTCGCTTTTATCGGACGACTGGTGCATCCTGCCTTTGCTCAAAGTCAGCCCGCTGCTGAAGGTCTCGATCAAAAACCGGCGGGTGTCCTGTTTGAGAATGTAAAGATATTCAACGGCACCTCTGAGCGCCTGTCCCCACCCGCCAACGTGCTGGTCGTGGGCAACAAAATTCAGACGATCTCCACCGCGCCGATTGCTGTGGCGGCGGGCAGTAACATTGCGCGCATCGCTGGCGGGGGGCGGGTGCTGATGCCTGGATTGATCGACGCCCACTCGCACATCTACCTGGAGGCCACCCCCATCGAGGTTCTCCTCTCGCCCAAGACCTCCTTTGAATCTCAGACGCAGCAGGCGCAGGCCAATGCAACGGCGATGCTGATGCGGGGCTTTACCAGCACCCGCGACATGGCAGGACCGGTGTTCGAGTTAAAAAAAGCGATCGACCGGGGGGATGTCGTTGGACCGCGCATCTGGCCTTCTGGAGCGATGATCTCGCAGACCGGCGGGCACGGTGACTTTCGCTCCCTGGCGGAGCTGCCCAGAACCGCCACTACACCCCTCAGTCGGGCCGAAATCTATGGCGTGGGGGCGATCGCCGACGGCGCAGATGAGGTGCTGCGCCGAACCCGCGAGCAACTGATGCGGGGGGCTTCGCAGATCAAGCTGGCGGCGGGGGGCGGCGTCGCCTCGGTCTACGACCCCCTCGATGTGAGCCAGTACACCGAAGCAGAATTCCGCGCCGCCGTCGAGGCCGCTGCCAACTGGAACACTTACGTCACGGTTCACGCCTACACCCCGAAGGCCATCCAGACGGCGATCCGTGCCGGTGTAAAGTGCATCGAGCACGGCCAGCTGCTGGATGAGGAGACAGCGAAGCTGATGGCCCAAAAAGGCATCTGGCTCAGCATCCAGCCATTTCTTGACGATGCGGACGCCAACCCTTACCCGGAAGGCTCGGCCAACCGCGCCAAACAATTGCAGGTGGCCCAGGGCACCGACGTCGCCTACCGGCTCGCCAAAAAATACAATCTCAAGACCGCCTGGGGCACCGACACGCTGTACAGCCCCAAAGGGGCCAGCCGCCAGGGGGCAAAGCTGGCGAAACTGGTGCGCTGGTACACCCCGGCCCAGGTGCTGAAGATGGCAACGAGCACCAACGCCGAACTGCTGGACCTGTCTGGCCCCCGCAACCCCTATCCGGGCAAGTTGGGCGTCGTCGAAGAAGGAGCCCTCGCCGATCTGGTACTGGTCAGGGGCAATCCCCTCGAAAACATCCGCCTCATCGAGGATCCAGACCAGAATTTTGTCGCGATCATGAAGGACGGCAAACTTTACAAGAATCTCCTGCGCTGA
- the ileS gene encoding isoleucine--tRNA ligase, with protein sequence MEELEKGWTVVTQTTEPGTARTDYKDTVRTPKTDFPMRANAASREVEIQRFWEEQDIYRRLAQNNPGEVFILHDGPPYANGDLHIGHALNKILKDIINRYQILQGRRVRYVPGWDCHGLPIELKVLQNLSQAERSALTPLELRVRARDFALRTVDTQRAGFKRYGVWGDWDDPYLTLQPEYEAAQIGVFGKMALKGYIYRGLKPVHWSPSSQSALAEAELEYPTRDDGSPAHTSRSVYVRFALRSISQHETATVLAAALLPRLEAFHDREEELIDALMGQGDEVPAIGVAIWTTTPWTLPGNLAICLNAHLDYAVVESPEYGLLVVASDLVDRLATTLGTSFETIVTFKGQELENSLFEHPLYHRTSPIVLGDHVTTDTGTGAVHTAPGHGSEDFEVAQHYGLGVLSPVDDYGRFTREADSDRKNPLPVFAGKAVLGGANLETDGNQAVIDAVGAAGALLKEEAYVHKYPYDWRTKKPTIFRATTQWFASVSDFRPQALAAVSQTQWVPASGENRITAMVAGRNDWCISRQRAWGLPIPAFYCENCGNVLLTAESIEAVQLAVRTSGSDIWWQKEANELLPADIACVHCGGTTFRKEKDIMDVWFDSGSSWAGVLGRRPQLHYPADIYLEGSDQHRGWFQSSLLTCVATEGFAPYKSVLTHGFTLDEQGRKMSKSLGNVVDPKIVIEGGPNLKQQPAYGADVLRLWVASVDYTSDQLVGASVLAQIAEVYRKIRNTARYLLGSLSDFVPERDAVGFDSLQEVDHYLLHRLSVVVLEITEAFEAYQFSRFFQVINQFCTVDLSNFYFDISKDRLYISAENAVRRRSCQTVLYHALESISRLIAPAIPHLAEDIWQYLPYPKSHSSIFEAGWPTGEPRWYQPQIAEYWEKLVALRNSVNAALETKRNAKAIGSSLEAKVKLYVADAAFAAELARQADQLRYLFIVSQVELLEEPSGDVAVIVEKADGKKCARCWNYSEHVGEDHTHPELCERCTAALAGAF encoded by the coding sequence ATGGAAGAACTGGAAAAAGGATGGACCGTCGTGACCCAGACTACGGAGCCGGGCACTGCCCGCACCGACTACAAAGATACTGTCCGCACCCCGAAGACCGATTTTCCGATGCGGGCCAACGCCGCCAGCCGCGAAGTCGAGATTCAGCGCTTCTGGGAGGAGCAGGATATCTATCGGCGGCTTGCCCAGAACAATCCGGGCGAGGTGTTCATCCTGCACGACGGGCCGCCCTACGCCAACGGCGATCTGCACATCGGCCACGCCCTCAACAAGATCCTCAAGGACATCATCAACCGCTACCAGATTCTGCAGGGGCGGCGGGTGCGCTACGTGCCCGGCTGGGACTGCCACGGCCTGCCCATCGAATTGAAGGTGCTCCAGAATCTCTCGCAGGCGGAGCGTTCGGCCCTCACGCCGCTGGAGCTGCGCGTTCGTGCCCGCGATTTTGCCCTGCGCACAGTCGATACCCAGCGCGCCGGTTTCAAGCGCTACGGCGTCTGGGGCGACTGGGACGATCCGTACCTGACGCTGCAGCCGGAGTACGAGGCTGCCCAGATCGGCGTGTTCGGCAAGATGGCCCTCAAGGGCTATATCTATCGGGGCCTCAAGCCCGTCCACTGGAGCCCGAGTTCTCAAAGTGCCCTGGCAGAAGCCGAACTGGAGTACCCGACCAGAGACGACGGCAGCCCCGCCCACACCTCCCGCTCGGTCTACGTGCGCTTTGCTCTTAGATCGATCTCCCAGCACGAGACGGCGACGGTGCTGGCGGCGGCGCTGCTGCCGCGCCTGGAAGCATTTCACGACCGCGAGGAAGAACTGATCGATGCGCTGATGGGCCAGGGCGACGAGGTACCGGCTATCGGCGTTGCGATCTGGACGACGACGCCCTGGACGCTGCCGGGCAACCTGGCTATCTGCCTTAACGCCCACCTCGATTACGCCGTGGTCGAGAGCCCCGAGTACGGCCTGCTCGTCGTCGCCAGCGATCTGGTGGACAGGCTGGCCACTACCCTGGGCACCAGCTTCGAGACGATCGTCACCTTCAAGGGCCAGGAACTCGAAAACAGCCTCTTCGAGCACCCGCTCTACCACCGCACCAGCCCGATCGTCCTGGGCGATCACGTCACCACCGACACGGGCACCGGGGCCGTCCACACCGCCCCCGGCCACGGCAGCGAGGACTTCGAGGTGGCCCAGCACTACGGCCTGGGAGTGCTCTCACCGGTGGACGACTACGGTCGCTTTACCCGCGAGGCGGACAGTGATCGCAAAAATCCGCTCCCTGTTTTCGCCGGTAAGGCTGTGCTCGGGGGAGCCAATCTCGAGACTGACGGCAACCAGGCGGTGATCGACGCCGTGGGGGCCGCAGGCGCGCTGCTCAAAGAAGAAGCCTACGTCCACAAGTACCCCTACGACTGGCGCACCAAAAAGCCCACGATCTTTCGGGCGACGACCCAGTGGTTCGCCTCGGTCTCCGACTTTCGCCCCCAGGCGCTGGCGGCGGTGAGTCAGACGCAGTGGGTACCCGCCAGCGGCGAGAACCGGATCACGGCGATGGTGGCGGGCCGCAACGACTGGTGCATCTCCCGCCAGCGCGCCTGGGGGCTGCCCATTCCTGCTTTTTACTGCGAGAACTGCGGCAACGTGCTCCTGACCGCCGAATCGATCGAGGCGGTGCAGCTGGCGGTGCGCACCTCGGGATCCGACATCTGGTGGCAAAAAGAAGCGAACGAGCTGTTGCCCGCCGATATCGCCTGTGTGCATTGCGGCGGCACGACCTTCCGCAAAGAAAAGGACATCATGGATGTCTGGTTCGACTCCGGTTCCTCCTGGGCAGGCGTGCTGGGCCGCCGTCCCCAGTTGCACTATCCGGCGGATATCTACCTCGAAGGCTCCGACCAGCATCGCGGCTGGTTCCAGTCGAGTTTGCTCACCTGCGTCGCCACCGAGGGCTTTGCGCCCTACAAGTCGGTGCTCACCCACGGCTTTACCCTCGACGAGCAGGGCCGCAAGATGTCCAAGTCCCTGGGCAACGTCGTCGATCCCAAGATCGTCATCGAGGGCGGTCCCAACTTAAAGCAGCAACCGGCCTACGGCGCGGACGTGCTCAGGCTCTGGGTCGCTTCGGTCGATTACACCAGCGACCAGCTAGTCGGAGCGAGCGTCCTGGCCCAGATCGCCGAGGTCTACCGCAAGATCCGCAACACAGCCCGCTACCTGCTGGGCAGCCTGAGCGACTTTGTGCCCGAGCGCGACGCGGTTGGCTTCGATTCGCTGCAAGAAGTCGATCACTACCTGCTGCACCGGCTGAGCGTCGTTGTCCTTGAAATTACCGAAGCCTTCGAGGCTTACCAGTTCTCACGCTTCTTTCAGGTGATCAACCAGTTCTGCACGGTGGATCTGTCGAATTTTTACTTCGACATCAGCAAGGACCGCCTCTACATCAGTGCCGAGAACGCCGTGCGCCGCCGCAGCTGCCAGACGGTGCTCTACCACGCCCTCGAAAGTATCAGCCGCCTGATCGCCCCGGCCATACCGCACCTGGCCGAAGATATCTGGCAGTACCTGCCCTACCCCAAAAGCCACAGCTCGATCTTTGAGGCGGGCTGGCCCACAGGCGAGCCGCGCTGGTACCAGCCGCAGATCGCCGAATACTGGGAAAAGCTGGTGGCCCTGCGCAACAGCGTCAACGCGGCCCTTGAGACAAAGCGCAACGCCAAGGCGATCGGCTCGTCGCTGGAGGCAAAGGTAAAACTTTACGTCGCCGATGCGGCCTTTGCCGCCGAACTGGCCCGTCAGGCCGACCAGTTGCGGTATCTATTTATCGTCTCCCAGGTCGAATTGCTGGAGGAGCCGTCTGGGGACGTCGCTGTGATCGTCGAAAAAGCGGACGGCAAAAAGTGCGCCCGCTGCTGGAACTATTCCGAGCACGTCGGCGAGGACCATACCCATCCCGAACTCTGCGAGCGCTGCACCGCTGCGCTGGCGGGAGCGTTCTAA
- a CDS encoding CGNR zinc finger domain-containing protein, translating to MQQQRPAPLFIGDHPAIDFLNSTATPGGIRHEWIGDGLELIDWLVAAGLLDGESVPALWAKFGAASVDGVARQARELREWLRRFVERHAGRSLAVSVLGELEPVNRLLAVGQSYRQIAIAEVAPPEAANRLVLHRHQHWQQPEQLLEAVAEAIADLLCQGNFALVRRCEGTGCSLWFYDRTKRHARRWCSMAGCGNRAKAAAHRARSKEAAQADH from the coding sequence ATGCAGCAACAGCGTCCTGCTCCCCTGTTCATCGGCGATCACCCGGCCATAGATTTTCTCAACAGCACCGCGACTCCTGGCGGCATCCGCCACGAGTGGATAGGCGACGGGTTGGAACTGATCGACTGGCTGGTGGCAGCTGGTCTGCTCGATGGCGAAAGTGTGCCCGCTCTATGGGCAAAATTCGGTGCGGCTTCTGTCGATGGGGTTGCCAGGCAGGCGCGTGAACTTAGAGAGTGGCTGCGCAGATTTGTCGAGCGCCACGCCGGTCGTTCTCTCGCTGTCTCGGTTCTGGGCGAACTGGAGCCCGTAAATCGGCTCCTGGCAGTTGGGCAGAGCTACCGCCAGATCGCCATCGCCGAAGTAGCCCCACCAGAAGCGGCAAATCGGCTCGTTCTCCACCGGCACCAGCACTGGCAGCAACCGGAGCAGCTGCTCGAAGCGGTGGCCGAGGCGATCGCCGATCTGCTCTGCCAGGGCAATTTTGCGCTGGTGCGCCGCTGCGAGGGAACTGGCTGCAGCCTCTGGTTCTACGACCGGACCAAACGCCATGCCCGGCGGTGGTGCAGCATGGCCGGCTGCGGCAACCGTGCCAAAGCAGCTGCCCATCGTGCCCGCAGCAAGGAGGCCGCGCAGGCGGACCACTGA
- a CDS encoding carboxymuconolactone decarboxylase family protein, with the protein MPNLALALAAEPAALDGYVQALQAFGQTHLSPLEQQIVMIAASRANAALYSVAVHATVASQLGATESTVVAARDGKLVDDARLAVLQHFAEALMLGRGQVNASQIEQMRQAGYNAAALVAVAFGVAVKFFANSVVHLARPPIDDGFKAALVGWCNQGHPGQWGDSDPCDGRQRF; encoded by the coding sequence GTGCCGAATCTGGCGCTGGCGCTCGCTGCTGAACCCGCAGCGCTGGACGGCTACGTTCAGGCGCTGCAGGCTTTTGGTCAGACTCATCTAAGCCCGCTTGAACAGCAGATCGTCATGATTGCGGCAAGTCGGGCCAACGCAGCGCTCTACTCAGTGGCTGTCCACGCTACGGTCGCCTCGCAGCTAGGGGCAACCGAGAGCACTGTCGTCGCTGCCCGCGACGGCAAACTGGTGGACGATGCTCGGCTCGCTGTTCTCCAGCACTTTGCGGAAGCGCTCATGCTCGGGCGTGGCCAGGTAAACGCCTCCCAGATCGAGCAGATGCGGCAGGCCGGCTACAACGCCGCTGCGCTCGTCGCCGTGGCCTTCGGTGTGGCCGTCAAATTCTTCGCCAACAGCGTCGTCCATCTGGCCCGTCCACCGATCGATGACGGCTTCAAGGCAGCACTTGTGGGCTGGTGCAATCAAGGACACCCTGGTCAATGGGGCGACAGCGACCCTTGCGACGGCAGGCAACGCTTTTAA
- a CDS encoding Coenzyme F420 hydrogenase/dehydrogenase, beta subunit C-terminal domain — translation MTQAPIGPTYPLLQKRICSNCGLCNHPRYEAQVEAICPFSADQVSGCEAALHGRERNLHTDELYFGVFRSMHAARLRTARPDAQTGGAVTAILERLLTSGKVEAVLTARRNPDNTGTPVLVRDPAELRRCGGSRWDLVPVLDLVPEIKKQGIRRLAVVGVGCQISALRAIEAQLGLEQLYVVGLVCTDNMTYANWQRLIAAISRSPRSVTKLEFMADFRIWLWHEDGSIEKLSYFELPMSKLRGCFPSACTSCFDQINGLADLSVGYMAADIGWQWLIVRNGRGAEMFDLISGDLEFGRFNDRGNRTEAMKQILRYLGKPALTLPSFLAQLFTWQVEHFGPRGLEFARLAIENKQTRNWYFLKTQYPEKLNKLLPRYVRAILDNYKLLGVSNLSP, via the coding sequence ATGACCCAAGCACCGATTGGACCGACCTACCCGCTTCTGCAAAAGCGGATCTGCAGCAACTGTGGCCTGTGCAATCATCCCCGCTACGAAGCGCAGGTAGAGGCGATCTGCCCCTTTAGCGCCGATCAGGTGAGCGGGTGCGAGGCTGCCCTGCATGGCCGCGAGCGCAACCTGCACACCGACGAGCTTTATTTTGGCGTCTTTCGCTCGATGCACGCCGCTCGACTGCGCACCGCCCGCCCCGACGCTCAGACCGGCGGTGCTGTGACGGCGATTCTTGAACGGCTGCTCACCAGCGGCAAAGTCGAGGCGGTGCTCACCGCCCGCCGCAACCCCGACAACACCGGTACCCCGGTCCTGGTGCGCGATCCGGCTGAATTGCGCCGCTGTGGTGGGTCGCGCTGGGATCTGGTGCCCGTACTCGATCTGGTGCCTGAGATCAAAAAGCAGGGCATCCGGCGGCTGGCGGTGGTGGGTGTCGGCTGCCAGATAAGCGCTCTTCGGGCAATCGAGGCCCAACTGGGTCTGGAGCAACTGTATGTCGTCGGCCTCGTCTGCACCGACAACATGACCTACGCCAACTGGCAGCGGCTCATTGCCGCGATCAGCCGTTCACCCCGGAGCGTGACGAAGCTCGAATTTATGGCCGACTTTCGCATCTGGCTCTGGCACGAGGATGGCTCGATCGAAAAGCTCAGTTACTTCGAGTTGCCGATGAGCAAGTTGCGCGGCTGCTTCCCGAGCGCCTGCACCTCCTGCTTCGATCAGATCAACGGCCTGGCGGACCTGAGCGTCGGCTACATGGCAGCGGACATTGGCTGGCAGTGGCTCATCGTCCGCAACGGACGCGGGGCGGAGATGTTCGATCTCATCTCTGGGGATCTCGAATTTGGCCGCTTTAACGACCGGGGCAATCGCACCGAGGCGATGAAGCAGATTCTGCGCTACCTGGGCAAACCCGCCCTCACCCTGCCCAGCTTTTTAGCCCAGCTATTCACCTGGCAGGTCGAGCACTTTGGGCCACGCGGTCTTGAATTTGCCCGCCTTGCGATCGAGAACAAGCAGACGCGCAACTGGTATTTTCTCAAGACCCAGTATCCGGAGAAGCTGAACAAGCTGCTGCCGCGCTATGTGCGAGCAATTCTTGATAACTATAAACTCCTGGGTGTGTCCAACCTCTCCCCCTGA
- a CDS encoding DUF1816 domain-containing protein — MHRTPLSQTTAAWWLELATDEPYLYLFGPFETAAEADAATARHRQDLLAEGWQITSTRVTLQGPSGEVLVA; from the coding sequence ATGCACCGTACTCCTCTCAGTCAGACGACCGCAGCCTGGTGGCTGGAACTGGCCACCGACGAGCCTTATCTTTATCTTTTCGGGCCTTTTGAGACCGCCGCCGAGGCGGACGCTGCCACCGCCCGCCACCGGCAGGATCTGCTGGCAGAAGGCTGGCAGATCACCTCGACGCGGGTGACGTTGCAGGGACCATCGGGCGAAGTGCTGGTCGCCTGA
- a CDS encoding M20 family metallopeptidase, with the protein MSPSSSEAFFAPHPTLLQAISIETQRLLPRLVALRQHLHAHPELSGEEYQTAEFVAQILEQLDIAVQTGVGRTGVVGLLGSGSDERVVGIRADMDGLPIAEQSEAVYRSRVRGVMHACGHDLHTTIGLGAAMVLASLRDALPGPVKFLFQPAEETAQGARWMLDDGALTDPAVAAIFALHCFPSLPVGTIGVRPGVFTAASDTITIEIFGRAGHGARPHEAVDAIWIAANVMTSLQQGISRMHNPLQPVVLTIGQIQGGRAPNVICDHVALKGTVRSLDPQTRASLPAWIERIVAQTCLAFGADYRLHYGNGTPSVINDPALTRLVEDCVRALLGADHLQQLGEPSMGAEDFAIFCEQVPGTMFRLGVGGPVSYPLHHPSFDGGDDAIAHGVMVLSAAAASFWNR; encoded by the coding sequence ATGTCCCCGTCGTCTTCTGAAGCGTTTTTTGCCCCGCACCCAACCCTCCTGCAGGCCATCAGCATCGAGACGCAGCGCCTTTTGCCCCGACTGGTCGCCCTCAGGCAGCACCTGCACGCCCACCCCGAATTGAGCGGCGAGGAGTACCAGACTGCCGAATTTGTCGCACAGATCCTGGAGCAGCTCGATATTGCCGTGCAGACCGGCGTGGGCCGCACCGGGGTGGTGGGTCTTCTGGGCAGCGGCAGCGACGAGCGGGTCGTCGGCATTCGCGCCGACATGGATGGATTGCCGATCGCCGAGCAGTCTGAGGCGGTCTATCGCTCGCGGGTGCGGGGAGTCATGCACGCCTGCGGCCACGACCTGCACACGACGATTGGTCTGGGAGCCGCGATGGTACTCGCCTCATTGCGCGACGCCCTGCCGGGGCCGGTGAAGTTTCTTTTCCAGCCTGCCGAGGAGACCGCCCAGGGGGCGCGCTGGATGCTCGACGACGGTGCGCTCACAGACCCGGCGGTGGCAGCCATCTTTGCGCTGCACTGTTTTCCGAGCCTGCCGGTAGGGACGATCGGCGTGCGGCCAGGGGTGTTTACCGCTGCCTCCGACACGATCACGATCGAGATTTTTGGCCGGGCGGGCCACGGAGCCCGGCCCCACGAGGCGGTCGATGCCATCTGGATCGCCGCGAACGTGATGACCAGCCTCCAGCAGGGGATCAGCCGGATGCACAACCCCCTGCAGCCGGTCGTGCTCACCATCGGTCAGATTCAGGGCGGTCGGGCTCCGAACGTGATCTGCGATCACGTTGCCCTCAAAGGCACCGTCCGCTCCCTCGATCCCCAGACCCGCGCCTCCCTGCCCGCCTGGATCGAACGCATCGTCGCCCAGACCTGCCTGGCCTTCGGGGCCGACTATCGCCTGCACTACGGCAACGGCACCCCTTCTGTCATCAACGATCCCGCCCTGACCCGCCTGGTGGAAGATTGCGTGCGCGCCCTGCTAGGAGCAGACCACCTCCAGCAACTCGGCGAACCTTCAATGGGGGCGGAGGACTTTGCTATTTTCTGCGAGCAGGTGCCGGGCACGATGTTCCGACTCGGAGTCGGTGGCCCGGTGAGCTACCCCCTGCACCATCCGAGTTTTGACGGCGGCGACGATGCCATCGCTCATGGCGTGATGGTCCTGAGCGCGGCGGCAGCGAGTTTCTGGAACCGCTAG
- a CDS encoding lipid-A-disaccharide synthase-related protein: protein MHKILLISDGHGEDWVAAQIAIHLLRLGQQRHYEPIELIALPMVGDGHSYERVGVPLAAATRILPSGGFTFKTLRGLWLDLRSGLTGYGNHLLRSVNKLADWTDLVLAVGDILPLGLAWMTRKPYIFVGCTKSDYYTGGARSCYFPWERALMQPPRCLHAFTRDRITCCNLRLHRVAASYGGNPMMDGLEEQPGDAAIRSAGPFVGLLPGSRPGEAQRNLADMLLCLEAMQRQLAAPVHFEAAISAGLGLESFRRLARSSGWQDLGDGRLMRGGAVVFLRTDNFNNVLHRADLLVAMAGTATEQAVGLGKPVIAFPGQGPQFTRRFARLQRQLLGESVQIVEVAPARRPEAVARLAQSLLRDSERLLRIRSNGRERMGSAGGAAQIAEFVLNQLPQRLYGGSPRSRS, encoded by the coding sequence ATGCATAAGATCCTCTTAATCTCAGACGGGCACGGCGAAGATTGGGTCGCAGCCCAGATAGCCATTCACCTCCTGCGCCTTGGCCAGCAGCGCCACTACGAGCCGATCGAGCTGATTGCGCTGCCGATGGTGGGCGACGGCCATAGTTACGAGCGGGTTGGGGTACCGCTTGCTGCCGCCACCCGCATCCTGCCCTCCGGCGGCTTTACGTTTAAGACGCTGCGCGGGCTGTGGCTGGACCTGCGCTCCGGCCTGACCGGTTACGGCAACCATCTGCTGCGCTCGGTGAACAAACTGGCGGACTGGACCGATCTGGTGCTGGCGGTGGGCGACATTCTACCCCTGGGCCTGGCCTGGATGACCCGCAAGCCCTACATCTTCGTCGGCTGCACCAAGTCCGACTACTACACAGGCGGTGCCAGAAGCTGCTACTTTCCCTGGGAGCGGGCTTTGATGCAGCCGCCGCGCTGTTTGCACGCCTTTACCCGCGATCGGATCACCTGCTGCAACCTGAGGTTGCACCGGGTAGCGGCCAGCTACGGGGGCAACCCGATGATGGACGGCCTCGAAGAACAGCCCGGCGATGCCGCCATCAGGTCCGCTGGCCCCTTCGTCGGTCTGCTGCCAGGATCGCGCCCTGGCGAAGCGCAGCGCAATCTGGCCGATATGCTCCTGTGTCTGGAGGCGATGCAGCGGCAGCTGGCTGCACCAGTGCATTTTGAGGCGGCGATCTCCGCCGGGCTGGGCCTTGAGAGCTTCAGGCGACTGGCGCGCTCCTCCGGCTGGCAGGATCTGGGCGATGGCCGCCTGATGCGGGGTGGGGCAGTGGTCTTCCTGCGCACCGACAACTTCAACAATGTCCTCCATCGCGCCGATTTGCTCGTCGCGATGGCTGGGACAGCCACCGAGCAGGCCGTCGGCCTTGGCAAACCCGTGATCGCCTTTCCCGGTCAGGGGCCGCAGTTCACGCGCCGCTTCGCCCGGCTGCAACGGCAGTTACTCGGCGAGTCGGTGCAGATCGTCGAGGTGGCTCCCGCCCGCAGGCCCGAAGCGGTCGCCCGGCTCGCCCAGAGCCTGCTGCGGGATTCTGAGCGCCTGCTGCGCATCCGCAGCAATGGCCGCGAGCGCATGGGCAGCGCCGGTGGGGCCGCCCAGATCGCCGAATTTGTTCTCAACCAGCTCCCGCAGCGGCTGTACGGCGGTAGTCCCCGCTCCCGCAGCTGA